Proteins encoded together in one Agromyces sp. 3263 window:
- a CDS encoding META domain-containing protein: protein MSGKRAALAAFVVLSAVALTGCAASGDDSVDAVGTWSESSDADAPSLTLDEGGKLSGTDGCNQLSGEWKVEDDDIVYFGSVASTQKACEDVDTWLAGLSQATISGSTMTVEGADGAEIGRLERAD, encoded by the coding sequence ATGTCTGGGAAACGAGCGGCTCTCGCCGCATTCGTGGTGCTGTCCGCCGTCGCACTCACGGGGTGCGCAGCCTCGGGTGACGACTCCGTCGACGCTGTGGGCACATGGTCCGAATCGAGCGACGCGGATGCGCCGTCGTTGACCCTCGATGAAGGTGGGAAGCTGTCCGGAACGGACGGCTGCAACCAGCTCTCGGGCGAATGGAAGGTCGAAGACGACGACATCGTGTACTTCGGCTCGGTGGCCTCGACGCAGAAGGCCTGCGAGGACGTGGACACGTGGCTCGCCGGACTCAGCCAAGCCACCATCTCGGGTTCGACCATGACCGTCGAAGGTGCTGACGGCGCGGAGATCGGTCGGCTCGAACGCGCCGACTGA
- a CDS encoding RecQ family ATP-dependent DNA helicase: MNGIDVDMVGLRQRMDAVASTVYGWSGLKPGQAEAIEAVVAGRDVLAVMPTGYGKSAIYQVAAHLLDGPTLIVSPLIALQVDQVRQITEAEGEGEAVAVNSSRAAGANADAWEAVRNGEAEFLFLAPEQLAKPEVVASLADAGVSLVVIDEAHCVSSWGHDFRPDYLGLGAVIQALGHPRVLGLTATGSAPVREEIVERLGMRGPRILVGGFDRPGIHLAVERHEQAREKEEAVLRSVVTAEKPGLLYVATRKDTERLAERLREEGLRTAAYHGGMAARARQDVHEAFLADGPSGFDVVVATSAFGMGVDKPNVRFVVHAAVTESLDAYYQEVGRSGRDGRPASAVLHYRPEDLGLRAYFASGRPRAERVASVATALEAAPRPVGVRALADELRLPLRAVTTIVNMLVEGGAARSGPGGVAARGSLTPERAQEIVDDLVERRSRIDESRRAMVRAYAETPRCRRAVILEYFGAEAVEPCGNCDTCDRGTAYEEQADAATDDAASFAVDQQVRHTSWGEGRVMSIEADRITVFFEEEGYRVLSRSAIEADGLLRPA; the protein is encoded by the coding sequence ATGAACGGGATCGACGTCGACATGGTGGGACTCCGGCAGCGGATGGACGCGGTCGCGTCCACGGTCTACGGATGGAGCGGACTGAAGCCGGGCCAGGCCGAGGCCATCGAGGCGGTCGTCGCAGGGCGCGACGTGCTGGCCGTGATGCCGACGGGCTACGGCAAGTCGGCCATCTACCAGGTGGCGGCCCACTTGCTCGACGGGCCGACGCTCATCGTCTCTCCGCTCATCGCGCTGCAGGTCGACCAGGTCCGCCAGATCACCGAAGCCGAGGGTGAGGGCGAGGCCGTCGCCGTGAACTCCAGCCGGGCCGCGGGTGCGAACGCCGACGCGTGGGAGGCGGTGCGCAACGGCGAGGCCGAGTTCCTCTTCCTCGCTCCCGAGCAGCTGGCGAAGCCAGAGGTCGTCGCCTCACTCGCCGATGCGGGCGTGTCGCTCGTGGTGATCGACGAGGCGCATTGCGTCTCGTCATGGGGACACGACTTCAGGCCCGACTACCTCGGCCTCGGCGCGGTGATCCAGGCGCTCGGCCACCCCCGCGTGCTGGGGCTGACGGCGACCGGCTCCGCGCCGGTCCGCGAGGAGATCGTCGAGCGGCTGGGCATGCGCGGCCCGCGCATCCTGGTCGGCGGCTTCGATCGGCCCGGCATCCACCTCGCGGTGGAGCGCCATGAGCAGGCGCGCGAGAAGGAGGAGGCCGTCCTGCGGTCGGTGGTCACGGCCGAGAAGCCCGGCCTGCTCTACGTCGCCACGCGCAAGGACACCGAGCGGCTGGCCGAGCGCCTCCGCGAGGAGGGGCTGCGCACGGCGGCGTACCACGGCGGGATGGCCGCGCGGGCGCGACAGGACGTGCACGAGGCCTTCCTCGCCGACGGCCCGTCGGGCTTCGACGTCGTGGTCGCGACGAGTGCGTTCGGGATGGGCGTCGACAAGCCGAACGTGCGATTCGTGGTGCACGCGGCCGTCACCGAGTCGCTCGACGCCTACTACCAGGAGGTCGGTCGCTCCGGGCGCGATGGGCGACCGGCATCCGCCGTGCTGCACTACCGGCCGGAGGATCTCGGCCTTCGGGCGTACTTCGCGTCGGGCAGGCCGAGGGCGGAACGCGTGGCATCCGTCGCCACAGCCCTCGAGGCGGCCCCGCGGCCCGTCGGGGTTCGCGCGCTGGCTGATGAGCTCCGACTGCCCCTGCGCGCGGTCACCACGATCGTGAACATGCTGGTCGAGGGCGGCGCGGCCCGATCCGGTCCCGGTGGCGTGGCCGCGCGCGGTTCGCTCACCCCCGAGCGGGCGCAGGAGATCGTCGACGACCTCGTCGAGCGAAGGAGCCGGATCGACGAGTCGCGGCGCGCCATGGTCCGTGCCTACGCCGAGACGCCGCGGTGCCGCCGCGCCGTCATCCTCGAGTACTTCGGCGCGGAGGCGGTCGAACCATGCGGCAACTGCGACACGTGCGACCGCGGCACCGCGTATGAGGAGCAGGCCGACGCCGCGACCGACGACGCTGCGTCGTTCGCGGTGGACCAGCAGGTGCGTCACACGTCCTGGGGCGAGGGTCGGGTGATGAGCATCGAAGCGGACCGCATCACCGTGTTCTTCGAGGAGGAGGGATATCGCGTGCTCTCGCGGTCCGCGATCGAAGCCGACGGCCTGCTCCGGCCGGCGTGA
- a CDS encoding HdeD family acid-resistance protein has protein sequence MSSPQSNTVFAAFSLDSAELSKSAINTVRTALGVSGAVALIVGILITFWPKNSLLVITVILGIYFIIAGIAYAGLGIFSKGISGGARALDIILGVLFVIGGVIALANVQATAEVLAVFFGILIGILWIVEGIVTLVQSGDAPSRGWAIFFGILSVVAGIVLLFSPLWGAIVLFIIAGISLIVLGIVQIVRAFTFGRGATAAA, from the coding sequence ATGTCTTCGCCACAGTCCAATACGGTCTTCGCCGCGTTCTCGCTGGATTCAGCCGAGCTGTCGAAGTCCGCGATCAACACGGTGCGCACCGCCCTCGGCGTCAGCGGCGCCGTCGCCCTCATCGTCGGCATCCTGATCACGTTCTGGCCGAAGAACTCGCTCCTCGTGATCACGGTGATCCTCGGCATCTACTTCATCATCGCCGGCATCGCCTACGCGGGCCTCGGCATCTTCTCGAAGGGCATCTCCGGGGGCGCGAGAGCGCTCGACATCATCCTCGGCGTGCTCTTCGTCATCGGCGGCGTCATCGCGCTCGCCAACGTGCAGGCCACGGCCGAGGTGCTCGCCGTGTTCTTCGGCATCCTCATCGGAATCCTGTGGATCGTCGAGGGCATCGTGACCCTCGTGCAGTCGGGCGATGCCCCGTCGCGCGGCTGGGCGATCTTCTTCGGCATCCTCAGCGTGGTCGCCGGCATCGTGCTGCTCTTCTCGCCGCTGTGGGGCGCGATCGTGCTCTTCATCATCGCGGGCATCAGCCTGATCGTGCTCGGCATCGTGCAGATCGTGCGCGCGTTCACGTTCGGCCGCGGCGCCACGGCTGCCGCGTAG
- a CDS encoding SDR family oxidoreductase, which translates to MTNPLAPGSLDGRVALVTGSSRGIGADTARYLAGAGAAVVVNYRSKAPRAEKLVGEITDAGGRAIAVGADLTDPASVAAMFERTVAELGLIDILVLNASGGMETGMGEDYAMRLNRDAQVNVVEGAEAHLAEGARIVFVTSHQAHFIRTTPTMPEYEPVALSKRAGEDALRAKLSEFEASGVEFVVVSGDMIEGTITATLLERANPGAIAARKEDAGRLYNVSEFAAEVAAAAVDPIPAEHTRYVGDTSGFVREG; encoded by the coding sequence GTGACCAACCCACTCGCCCCCGGATCGCTCGACGGTCGCGTCGCCCTCGTCACGGGGTCCTCGCGCGGCATCGGGGCCGACACCGCCCGCTACCTCGCGGGCGCGGGCGCAGCCGTGGTCGTGAACTACCGCAGCAAGGCGCCGCGTGCCGAGAAGCTCGTCGGCGAGATCACGGATGCCGGTGGTCGCGCGATCGCGGTCGGCGCCGACCTCACCGACCCCGCCTCGGTCGCGGCGATGTTCGAGCGCACCGTCGCCGAGCTCGGCCTGATCGACATCCTGGTGTTGAATGCCTCCGGCGGCATGGAGACGGGCATGGGCGAGGACTACGCCATGCGCCTGAACCGCGACGCGCAGGTCAACGTCGTCGAGGGCGCGGAGGCGCACCTCGCCGAGGGGGCCCGCATCGTGTTCGTCACGAGCCACCAGGCCCACTTCATCCGCACGACCCCCACCATGCCCGAGTACGAGCCCGTCGCCCTCTCGAAGCGCGCCGGCGAGGACGCCCTCCGCGCGAAGCTGTCCGAGTTCGAGGCATCCGGCGTCGAGTTCGTGGTCGTGTCGGGCGACATGATCGAGGGCACGATCACGGCGACCCTGCTCGAGCGGGCGAACCCCGGCGCCATCGCGGCGCGCAAGGAGGACGCCGGACGCCTGTACAACGTGTCCGAGTTCGCCGCCGAGGTGGCCGCGGCCGCCGTCGATCCGATCCCCGCGGAGCACACCCGGTACGTCGGCGACACGTCGGGCTTCGTCCGCGAAGGCTGA
- a CDS encoding NfeD family protein, whose translation MDVLTQYAWIVWLVLILVFATIEVFTLEMTFLMLALGSVAGLLSGLFGIPWWAQFIIAAVVAVALILTLRPPLLRMLRRGGDPARSNIDALIGAEGSVVRTLGPAGGQVRLQNGETWTARLSPITEQADVAVGERVLVTGIDGATAVVVPVERSAPQ comes from the coding sequence ATGGATGTGCTGACCCAGTACGCGTGGATCGTCTGGCTGGTGCTCATCCTCGTCTTCGCGACGATCGAGGTCTTCACGCTCGAGATGACGTTCCTCATGCTCGCGCTCGGCAGCGTCGCCGGCCTGCTCTCCGGCCTTTTCGGCATCCCGTGGTGGGCGCAGTTCATCATCGCCGCCGTCGTGGCGGTGGCGCTCATCCTGACCCTGCGACCCCCGCTCCTCCGCATGCTGCGTCGCGGCGGCGACCCGGCCCGGAGCAACATCGACGCCCTCATCGGCGCCGAGGGCAGCGTCGTGCGCACCCTGGGCCCCGCGGGCGGGCAGGTGCGGCTTCAGAACGGGGAGACCTGGACGGCGCGGCTCTCCCCCATCACCGAGCAGGCCGATGTGGCGGTGGGCGAGCGCGTGCTCGTCACCGGCATCGATGGCGCGACGGCCGTCGTCGTGCCCGTTGAGAGGAGCGCCCCGCAGTGA
- a CDS encoding SPFH domain-containing protein: protein MNGIEVSSIIGVVIVAAITIFVIVVLARSIRIIPQAYSGVVERLGRYHKTLMPGLNILIPFIDRLRPLVDMRETVVSFPPQPVITEDNLVVSIDTVVYFQVTDARAATYEIANYLGAVEQLTTTTLRNVVGGLNLEEALTSRDNINGQLRVVLDEATGKWGIRVSRVELKAIDPPHSIQDSMEKQMRAERDRRALILTAEGTKQSQILTAEGARQAAILQAEGDAKAAVLRAQGEAEAILTVFDAIHKGDPDPKLLGYQYLQMLPQLAEGPANKLWIVPSELTEALKGIGKAFTPPAAPSTDATSATPVDGAPSTGEPPVGRP, encoded by the coding sequence GTGAACGGAATCGAGGTGAGCTCGATCATCGGCGTGGTGATCGTCGCCGCCATCACCATCTTCGTCATCGTGGTGCTCGCCCGGTCGATCCGCATCATCCCGCAGGCGTATTCGGGTGTCGTCGAACGGCTGGGCCGGTACCACAAGACGCTCATGCCGGGCCTGAACATCCTGATCCCCTTCATCGACCGCCTCCGGCCGCTCGTCGACATGCGCGAGACGGTCGTGTCCTTCCCTCCGCAGCCCGTGATCACGGAGGACAACCTCGTCGTGTCGATCGACACCGTCGTGTACTTCCAGGTCACGGATGCCAGGGCCGCGACCTACGAGATCGCCAACTACCTCGGGGCGGTCGAACAGCTCACCACCACCACCCTCCGCAACGTCGTCGGCGGCCTCAACCTCGAGGAGGCGCTCACCAGCCGAGACAACATCAACGGACAGCTGAGGGTCGTACTCGACGAGGCGACCGGCAAGTGGGGCATCCGCGTGTCCCGCGTCGAGTTGAAGGCGATCGACCCGCCCCATTCCATCCAGGACTCGATGGAGAAGCAGATGCGCGCCGAGCGGGATCGTCGTGCGCTCATCCTCACCGCGGAAGGCACGAAGCAGTCGCAGATCCTCACCGCGGAGGGCGCGCGCCAGGCCGCGATCCTGCAGGCCGAGGGTGATGCCAAGGCCGCCGTCCTCCGCGCGCAGGGCGAGGCGGAGGCGATCCTCACCGTCTTCGACGCCATCCACAAGGGCGACCCCGACCCCAAGCTGTTGGGCTACCAGTACCTGCAGATGCTGCCGCAGCTCGCCGAGGGGCCGGCCAACAAGCTCTGGATCGTCCCGAGCGAGCTCACCGAGGCGTTGAAGGGCATCGGCAAGGCCTTCACTCCCCCGGCCGCTCCCTCGACGGATGCCACGAGCGCGACGCCCGTCGACGGCGCACCGTCGACCGGCGAACCGCCCGTCGGCCGTCCCTGA
- a CDS encoding glycerophosphodiester phosphodiesterase family protein — MASTYFDPPGPRVLAHRGLAIDAPENSLLAFGKAAEAGAAYVETDVHVSFDGVAVIAHDPTLKRVAGRDVPVAKLTMGELRKVDLGLGQGFCSLEEALDGFRDLRFNIDVKAEGAVPATVAAVRRTAAARRVLLTSFSDPRRRRLGALVPEAVTSAGREGVVRALRASYSTAVAFRRALRGAIALQVPEGLGGVRIVTPRFVDRAHAAGVEVHVWTVNEPERMTRLLDLGVDGLVTDRADLAVPLVATRI; from the coding sequence GTGGCCTCGACCTACTTCGACCCGCCTGGGCCGCGCGTGCTCGCGCACCGGGGACTCGCGATCGATGCGCCCGAGAACTCACTCCTCGCCTTCGGCAAGGCCGCCGAGGCGGGCGCCGCCTATGTCGAGACCGACGTGCACGTGTCGTTCGACGGCGTGGCGGTGATCGCACACGACCCCACGCTGAAGCGCGTCGCCGGACGGGACGTGCCGGTCGCGAAGCTGACCATGGGCGAGTTGCGCAAGGTCGACCTCGGACTCGGGCAGGGCTTCTGCTCGCTCGAAGAGGCGCTCGACGGCTTCCGCGACCTCCGGTTCAACATCGACGTCAAGGCGGAGGGCGCGGTGCCCGCCACGGTCGCCGCCGTGCGCCGCACGGCGGCCGCACGGCGCGTCCTGCTCACGAGCTTCTCCGATCCGCGCCGACGGAGACTCGGTGCGCTCGTGCCCGAGGCGGTCACCTCGGCCGGACGGGAGGGGGTCGTCCGCGCGCTCCGGGCCTCGTACTCGACGGCGGTCGCCTTCCGCCGCGCCCTCCGCGGAGCGATCGCCCTGCAGGTGCCCGAAGGGCTCGGTGGAGTGCGGATCGTCACCCCCCGCTTCGTCGATCGTGCGCATGCGGCGGGCGTCGAGGTGCACGTCTGGACGGTCAACGAACCGGAGCGGATGACGCGCCTGCTCGACCTCGGCGTGGACGGACTCGTCACCGATCGCGCCGACCTCGCCGTTCCGCTCGTCGCCACGCGAATCTGA
- a CDS encoding RNA polymerase-binding protein RbpA, producing the protein MADRSLRGMRIGAQSLQSEDGVIFADRADYTYRCETCGRETVMTFSTEAELPETWECKYCGAGATLLVDSKPVEIDRSGEKVARTHWDMLLERRTRAELEELLEERLAFLRARRGQQKIGA; encoded by the coding sequence ATGGCGGACCGGAGCCTTCGGGGCATGCGAATCGGCGCGCAGAGCCTGCAGAGCGAGGACGGCGTGATCTTCGCCGACCGCGCCGATTACACCTACCGTTGCGAGACGTGCGGCCGCGAGACGGTCATGACGTTCTCCACCGAGGCAGAGCTTCCCGAGACCTGGGAGTGCAAGTACTGCGGGGCTGGGGCCACCCTGCTCGTGGACTCCAAGCCGGTCGAGATCGACCGCTCCGGCGAGAAGGTCGCGCGTACCCACTGGGACATGCTCCTCGAGCGTCGCACCCGTGCCGAGCTCGAAGAGCTCCTCGAGGAGCGACTGGCCTTCCTGCGCGCCCGTCGCGGCCAGCAGAAGATCGGCGCCTGA